From Methanorbis furvi:
CAGCTCCCGGACAGGAATTTGACAGTGTCCTCAGTGCGACGGAACACGGAGAAAAATCCGGCTTTGCAACCGGAACGAAACGGACAGGATACACGTTCCTGCCGCCGGAGATGTTCACCGAGCGCGACAGGACGCCGAGAATTGGAGTTCATCAGACGGTCACCGGTTACGGTATTGCGGATTGTGATGTGCTGATCTCTGGCAAGCTGGGGATCACCACGGCAGCGAAAACAGACGCACGCGGTGTCTGGTGGGCGTATCTTCCGGTTGACGATTACAGCAAGGCATCTATCCGGTCGTTTGTGGAAAACGGCGGGAAGGTGTACAAGATGCTTGAGCAGACGGAACGCGAAGAGGGCTATATTTGGGATGAGGTGATGCGCTGCATCACGAGAACCGGCAACGGATTCAGGATGATTTCAAGGATGGTATGAGAAATGACAGAAACAGAAGCACCGGCAGAAGTGCCGGAACAGGAACAGCAGCCGGACATGACGCCCGAAGAGATGGCGGCAGTCTGGCAGCAGGCAAAGCAGAACGCGAAGATGATCCTCGCGGAGGCTTACGCAAAAGAACACAGGTGAAAGAAATGGTAGCAGTAAAAGGTTATCACAGGGCCGGGTATTCCGTGAAGGGGCATTCCGTGAAAGGTTATACCCGGAAAGCAGCGAAGACGACTAAGAAAGGCAGCCGCCGGAAGAGAACCCGGCAGGCTTCCCTCTAATTTTTTGGGATAAAAACTTGATAGAAGTGGAATACACGCCAAAATACAAAAATAAAATTAGATGGATGTAATTTATTCTTTTGGCTCATCACAATTGGGACAGTTTTGTCCTTGATTCCCTGCAGGGTCTTGATAACCACATTCAGGGCACACGTATGGTTCATCATCTTCTGGCATTTATGATACCTCTTGTGCGTGCATTGTATGCAACGATTGATCATTACTCGTTATTGTAATTATATCTTCCCATCTTACTAAATTCTATGAACTAAACCAATTTCATGTCAATTATTTTGGTGAAAAAAAGAGGAATGGGATTATTTTGCCTTTGTCCCTCTTGATCTCACGATTCCATTCTCTTTCACGAACTTCGTGATTTTGTCCGGGTGCAAACCCATTTCTTTTCTGATCTCGGAGTTCGTAGCTCCGGCTTTCAGCATCTTCATGAGCTTCTTCTCATCGAATGATTTTCCCGTGGCCGGTATGTATGGTTTGTTACCCGCATAACTCCTCATCCAATCGGGAACCGGTAGACCTTCCCGCAGCAATGGGATCACACGCGGGTACTGTTCCCGTCCCATATCATCAGCAAGTTCGAGGTAATGTACCTCATCAACTCCGTCCGGTGCTCTGCCTTGCAGGGCGTTGGTAACATCTTTGTCAATACCTGCCTTCCTCAACAGGAGCGTGTTGAACTTCCGAAGAGACGAGACATTCACCGGGCGGTGAACCTGCTTCCCGTGTTCTTCCCGATAGTTGTCTCTTCCCGCATCACTTACCCTCTTGCTGATGGTGTCCGGGGCGTTGACATTCCGATAATTCAGAACTGCGTTCTTCATCTCCGCCGGGAAATAGTAGTAGGAAGCTCTCTTCCCTCCGGCGGATACATGCCGGACATCTACCCGGAAGAAGTCGCCGAAATCGTCTATCCGAAGATCGTTTCCTTCCTCTACCTTGTCATAGAGCCGGTTGATCTGCTCTAACCTACCTCCACTGTATGCGGCGATCATAAACACGACCTGTAGCGGGTGGCTCAGTTTGTCGCGGGTAGTGATCAGTTCGTCGAACTCTAAGTTTGTGGTCTTCTGATCCTTCCTGCTTCCTTTCCCGGTCTGCACTTTCGCGGCGGTTTTTGTGAACTGTGCCTTCTCGTATCCGTTGAAGTTCTTGGTTCCCACTCCGTCAAAATAGTTCAGGAATGCATTGAGTGCGTTCTTCTCTGAGGCGTTCATACTTCCACGCATGATCACATCTTCAGGAACATACAACCAGTCCATTTCCCCCAACCGGTTCACGTAGTTGTTGAGGGTTGGTGTTGCGATACCGGACGCATGATAAGCCCGGAACCCCTCTTCTCTATCACGAAAATACTCTGCGACCGACAGACCCGGAGCACCAAGGATAACCTTATTTCCCGCGCGGGATTGGTTATCATTTCTATTTAACTTTCCCGGAGGCTCTGAAAAAAATTTAGGCTCAAATTGCCATCCATTTTCAATTTGGGGCGTGGGAGAGCACCAGACTGAAGATCTGGTTGTCCCCGGTTCAAGTCCGGGTGAAGGCATCCTTTTTGGGTTTATTTTTTTGATATGATTTCTTATTTGATTGCTTTTTTAGCCAATTTCGCATTAACGAATTGGATGAGTAATTAATCGGTAGGACTAAGTGTCTTGGAGAAAATAGGATTACTCAAGATACACATGAGAGGGAGTAAACCTGATCGACGGTTAATAATGGAGCAGAAAAGATCTCGTTTGATCCAAAATGAGAAAACGTCACATTATTCTCAGCTTTCATGTTCATATCTCCATACCACATCGAATGAAATTCGAAATAACGAGCTTCAATATGATGTAAATTTGGAGCAATATCATAGTGTCTGTAATGAAATCAATGTTCTCAGAACAAAAACAGCAATAATGCTCGGTTTTTTGGGAGTAATACTTTCAATCTTATTTGCATTCGCCATTACTCCATCGTATATTCTGACATCTGAATCTCATAGTATATCAGGTATTTTTCCCCAGATGAATTCCCCGGAATTTTTTATTTCCCTGAACAATATCTCCATTGTACCTGATCACTTAATAGAAGGCAGTTCTCAGTCCATATTTTTTATTTGTATGAGTTACATCTTAGTTTGCTTTTCATATTTCGTTATCTTTGCTCATTTACATTTGTGTTCACTTGTGTATGATCCATCAATGTCTCTGGAGAAGTTAATACAGGAAAAATTGACACCCGTACACAAATTTTACTCAGGAATAATAGCGGGTGTTGATATCACATTTATGCTTTGTCTTGGCGTATCTGTTTATTTCGTTGTGACTTTCCTGAATTTTACATCATCTGCATTTTCATCATGGGACATACTCGTTCTTGGTATAATTACATCTGTTATCCTGATCTCATGCCTAACATTGCTGCTAACTCTTATGATTGGCCTATTTCCCCCAATAAGACGTAGATTATTACTTCCAGAGACTAAGACATTTAAAAAAGGGATTTATGCTGTTTTTTTTTGTTGGGCATTGGCATTTGCAATCCCGATGTTAGCATCTGGGGCTTTGATGTTTTTCGCTCAGTATGATATTGGGGCTATTGGATATTGGATAGGGACTACCATTGGACTAATCGCCTATTTCAAAATATTTTTAAAACGAGGTGATATGTCGATCATTTTAGGTGAAATAAGCAATTTTATGAGAAAAATATCTTAATCTATGAGAAATAGTGGTTTGTAGTGTGATGAGCCAATATCTAAATAAGAGTTGTGCGGTGTGATACTGCAAAATAGATTTTCTTCTTTTTTTCTGAAAAATATGTTATATTTGGTGGTTAGTTGGCACAATCTGAAAAAAAAAACCACCACTGGTTCGCCTGCATATATTTTTCAGAAAAAACAGGTTAAAATTTTTTTGACATCACACCACGTAAGTCCTATCTAAAATAGTATTTTTTGAAAAAAATAAAATTATTCCACAAGCAGCAGCATGACGGTCGTCATCGGCTTGTTCAGAACCGTCCCGCCTTCCACCTGTGTGCACTCAAGAACACCGAGGTCCCATCCGGCATTTTTGCAGGTCGCATACACATC
This genomic window contains:
- a CDS encoding integrase, whose translation is MDWLYVPEDVIMRGSMNASEKNALNAFLNYFDGVGTKNFNGYEKAQFTKTAAKVQTGKGSRKDQKTTNLEFDELITTRDKLSHPLQVVFMIAAYSGGRLEQINRLYDKVEEGNDLRIDDFGDFFRVDVRHVSAGGKRASYYYFPAEMKNAVLNYRNVNAPDTISKRVSDAGRDNYREEHGKQVHRPVNVSSLRKFNTLLLRKAGIDKDVTNALQGRAPDGVDEVHYLELADDMGREQYPRVIPLLREGLPVPDWMRSYAGNKPYIPATGKSFDEKKLMKMLKAGATNSEIRKEMGLHPDKITKFVKENGIVRSRGTKAK